One window of Desulfarculus baarsii DSM 2075 genomic DNA carries:
- a CDS encoding DUF6765 family protein → MDVEFHYYMTYLVAAAAGYPPADALKIAYASQYVDDNKFQFDIDKGQASAYQNYISQTMDILKPKDRLMRIYPIFHFVPGEPMSEACMRLDGCLHMLNTTPGNQNASELLRAAIQTDDLQRIGVATHAFADTWAHQNFVGYFDAFNAMNGPLEKLSPNIGHADAGHLPDLPTAVWQDPRMVSGQVDNRQRFLEAAEAVMTMFMGRIDPAMSPQEASRRLAAMRLELNQAMGKRDDQNVMSDERIERYVALGEKPFFGGQAIPRYDPELWLDMAVNEEVRGLKDRWMGQNLEFLGREIPVVADIYTWRDPGSRQTTDWWRFQEAVKAHQDMAWAMLRTGNMRFMSMQRL, encoded by the coding sequence ATGGACGTGGAGTTTCACTATTACATGACCTATCTGGTGGCCGCCGCCGCCGGCTACCCCCCCGCTGACGCCCTGAAAATCGCCTACGCCAGCCAATATGTCGACGACAACAAGTTTCAGTTCGACATCGACAAGGGCCAGGCGTCGGCCTATCAGAACTACATCAGCCAGACCATGGACATCTTGAAGCCCAAGGACCGGCTGATGCGCATCTACCCGATTTTTCACTTCGTGCCCGGCGAGCCCATGAGCGAGGCCTGCATGCGCCTCGACGGCTGCCTGCACATGCTAAACACCACCCCAGGCAACCAAAACGCCTCGGAGCTGCTGCGCGCCGCTATCCAAACCGACGACTTGCAACGCATCGGCGTGGCCACCCACGCCTTTGCCGACACCTGGGCCCACCAAAACTTCGTGGGCTATTTCGACGCCTTCAACGCCATGAATGGGCCCCTGGAAAAACTTTCGCCCAACATCGGCCACGCCGACGCCGGCCACCTGCCCGATCTGCCCACCGCCGTCTGGCAAGACCCGCGCATGGTCAGCGGCCAGGTGGACAACCGCCAGCGCTTTCTGGAAGCCGCCGAGGCCGTCATGACCATGTTCATGGGCCGGATCGATCCGGCCATGAGCCCGCAAGAGGCCAGCCGCCGCCTGGCGGCCATGCGCCTGGAGCTCAACCAGGCCATGGGCAAGCGCGACGACCAAAACGTCATGAGCGACGAGCGCATCGAACGCTACGTCGCCCTGGGCGAAAAGCCGTTTTTCGGCGGCCAGGCGATCCCGCGCTACGACCCGGAGCTGTGGCTGGACATGGCCGTCAACGAAGAGGTGCGCGGCCTCAAGGACCGCTGGATGGGCCAGAACCTGGAGTTTTTGGGCCGCGAGATCCCGGTGGTCGCCGACATCTATACTTGGCGCGATCCGGGTTCGCGCCAAACCACCGACTGGTGGCGTTTCCAGGAGGCGGTCAAGGCCCACCAGGACATGGCCTGGGCCATGCTGCGAACCGGCAACATGCGCTTCATGAGCATGCAACGGCTCTGA
- a CDS encoding YfgM family protein, protein MAKDDIKQILKEPDEFITFTDKAVKWARANAKALFIGAAAAVLLIGAGVGLRSYASHRDAQAMDKLGPVMLVYEKYLGGQIDGPALQTMREALGMIADEYSATPAGRQARLALAQTLYGQGEYDQAAQEFAALGQDSSLEAELLPLALHGLAQSQEALGKYDEAQKSYQRAIQAAGPDLAALYALDRARALAAAGDQAGAIAIYEKALQGGPDDQSRQTIVAALARLGHTVADARPAADPAQPQPAK, encoded by the coding sequence ATGGCCAAGGACGACATCAAACAGATCTTGAAAGAGCCCGACGAGTTCATCACCTTCACCGACAAGGCGGTCAAGTGGGCCCGGGCCAACGCCAAGGCGTTATTCATCGGCGCGGCCGCGGCGGTGCTGCTGATCGGCGCGGGCGTGGGCCTGCGCTCCTACGCCAGCCACCGCGACGCCCAGGCCATGGACAAGCTGGGCCCGGTGATGCTGGTGTATGAAAAATACCTCGGCGGCCAGATCGACGGCCCGGCCCTGCAGACCATGCGGGAGGCCCTGGGCATGATCGCCGACGAATACAGCGCCACGCCGGCCGGCCGCCAGGCCCGCCTGGCCCTGGCCCAGACGCTCTATGGCCAGGGCGAATACGATCAAGCCGCCCAGGAGTTCGCGGCCCTGGGCCAGGATTCCTCGCTGGAGGCCGAGCTTTTGCCCCTGGCCCTGCATGGCCTGGCCCAGAGCCAGGAGGCCCTGGGCAAATACGACGAGGCGCAGAAGAGCTATCAGCGGGCCATCCAGGCGGCCGGGCCCGATCTGGCCGCGCTCTACGCCCTGGACCGGGCCAGGGCCCTGGCCGCCGCCGGCGACCAGGCCGGGGCCATCGCCATCTACGAAAAGGCCCTGCAAGGCGGCCCCGACGACCAAAGCCGCCAGACCATCGTCGCCGCCCTGGCCCGCCTGGGCCACACCGTGGCCGACGCGCGGCCGGCGGCCGACCCGGCCCAGCCCCAGCCGGCCAAATAA